A genome region from Jeongeupia sp. HS-3 includes the following:
- a CDS encoding Na/Pi cotransporter family protein — MMLVLLHLAGGVALLTWGLHMVETGFMRALGASLRQLMSRSLGSRWRALCAGLAITTVLQSSTATGLIATSFAARRLLTPIAGLAIMLGANLGSTLIVQAFSLKLGWVSPLCLIAGLLMFERGKGSQTRDFGRAFIGIGLMLLALRLLVETMRPAEAAPAMRAILDVLADQPLPNAAIAAVLTWLAHSSIPTVLLVMSLAGSHAIPASTALAMVLGANIGSALNPYFEGNKGNDNLRRRLPAGNLLLRGGTCLLLLAAVNPLAQALARLWPDPGHLVADFHTLLNLGIALFFIGLLKPVSRLLERVFPENNTAADQPDAPRYLDPSAIGTPSLALSCATREALHMGDIVEDMLRSSMPVLLGDDRHRIFEITRRDNAVDRLHEAIKLYVTEITRESLSPQDAARAMAIIGYVINMEHIGDIVDKNLMELAGKKVRGRLSFSHDGAAELSRLHLEVLESFHHAQAVFMSSDISTAESLLQSRMAVRELGREAADNHLARLRDGVPESIASSSLHLDVLRDLRRIHSHICAIAYPVLEQGGTPARPKVQDAEVWHGAAGRV; from the coding sequence ATGATGCTCGTGCTGCTTCATCTTGCCGGTGGTGTCGCCCTGTTGACCTGGGGGCTGCACATGGTCGAAACCGGTTTCATGCGGGCGCTGGGTGCATCGCTGCGCCAGTTGATGAGCCGCAGCCTCGGCAGCCGCTGGCGCGCCTTGTGCGCCGGGCTGGCGATCACCACCGTGCTGCAAAGCAGTACCGCGACCGGCCTGATCGCGACCTCATTCGCCGCGCGCCGGCTGCTGACGCCGATTGCCGGTCTGGCAATCATGCTGGGCGCCAATCTTGGCTCGACACTGATCGTCCAGGCTTTCTCGCTCAAGCTCGGCTGGGTATCGCCGCTGTGTCTGATCGCCGGGCTGTTGATGTTCGAGCGCGGCAAAGGCTCGCAGACGCGCGATTTCGGCCGCGCCTTCATCGGTATCGGGCTGATGCTGCTGGCGCTGCGGCTGCTGGTTGAAACCATGCGGCCGGCCGAAGCGGCACCGGCAATGCGCGCGATCCTCGACGTGCTGGCCGACCAGCCCTTGCCGAACGCGGCGATTGCCGCGGTGCTGACCTGGCTGGCGCATTCGAGCATTCCTACCGTGCTCTTGGTGATGTCGCTCGCCGGCTCGCACGCGATCCCGGCCAGCACCGCGCTGGCGATGGTGCTCGGCGCCAATATCGGCAGCGCGCTCAACCCGTATTTCGAAGGCAACAAGGGCAACGACAATCTGCGCCGCCGCCTGCCGGCCGGCAACCTGCTGCTGCGCGGCGGCACCTGCCTCTTGCTGCTCGCAGCGGTGAATCCGCTCGCGCAGGCGCTCGCCAGGCTCTGGCCCGACCCCGGCCACCTGGTCGCCGATTTTCATACCCTGCTCAATCTGGGCATCGCGCTGTTTTTCATCGGCCTGCTCAAGCCGGTCTCGCGGTTGCTGGAGCGCGTTTTCCCCGAAAACAACACCGCCGCCGACCAGCCCGACGCGCCGCGCTACCTCGATCCGTCGGCGATCGGCACGCCGTCGCTGGCGCTGTCGTGCGCCACGCGCGAGGCGCTGCATATGGGCGATATCGTCGAGGACATGCTGCGATCGAGCATGCCCGTGCTGCTCGGCGACGACAGACACCGGATTTTCGAAATCACTCGCCGCGACAACGCCGTCGACCGGCTGCACGAGGCGATCAAGCTCTACGTCACCGAGATCACCCGCGAAAGTCTGTCGCCGCAAGATGCGGCACGGGCGATGGCGATCATCGGTTATGTGATCAACATGGAGCATATCGGCGATATCGTCGACAAGAACCTGATGGAGCTGGCCGGCAAGAAAGTACGCGGGCGCTTGAGCTTTTCACACGACGGCGCCGCCGAGCTGTCGCGACTGCATCTGGAGGTACTCGAAAGCTTCCACCACGCGCAGGCGGTGTTCATGTCGAGCGATATTTCCACGGCCGAATCGCTGCTGCAAAGCCGGATGGCGGTGCGCGAGCTGGGACGGGAAGCCGCCGACAACCACCTGGCGCGGCTGCGCGACGGCGTGCCCGAGAGCATTGCCTCAAGCTCGCTGCACCTCGACGTACTGCGCGATTTGCGCCGCATCCATTCGCACATCTGCGCGATCGCCTATCCGGTGCTCGAACAGGGCGGCACGCCCGCCCGCCCGAAGGTACAGGACGCCGAGGTCTGGCATGGCGCCGCCGGGCGGGTCTAG
- a CDS encoding glycine zipper 2TM domain-containing protein translates to MRAPKLIALMLAGASVVFVAGCANTSADVYNRDQMMRAATVQSGAIENLRSVKMEDSTGVGTIAGGAIGGIAAGTNIGGGNGQIISGIIGALVGGLAGNAIEKGVTQQDAYEVTVRLDNGQRIVVVQKADTPLAVGQRVDVLTDSKSTRIVPASNAVPVQPTGL, encoded by the coding sequence ATGCGTGCCCCTAAACTGATTGCCCTGATGCTGGCCGGCGCCAGCGTCGTTTTCGTTGCCGGCTGTGCCAATACCTCGGCCGATGTCTATAACCGCGACCAGATGATGCGCGCCGCGACGGTGCAATCGGGCGCGATCGAGAATCTGCGCTCGGTGAAAATGGAGGATTCCACTGGCGTCGGCACCATCGCCGGTGGCGCGATCGGCGGGATTGCCGCCGGTACGAATATCGGTGGCGGCAATGGCCAGATCATTTCGGGCATTATCGGCGCCCTCGTCGGTGGCCTTGCCGGTAACGCGATCGAGAAGGGCGTGACCCAGCAGGATGCCTATGAGGTGACCGTGCGGCTGGATAATGGCCAGCGCATCGTCGTGGTCCAGAAGGCCGATACGCCGCTGGCGGTCGGCCAGCGCGTCGACGTGCTTACCGACAGCAAGAGCACCCGTATCGTGCCGGCGAGCAATGCCGTGCCGGTGCAGCCGACCGGTCTGTAA
- a CDS encoding 2OG-Fe(II) oxygenase: MSGFDCVASALVDTGWCVLPGFLSPAEVSALVASSQARRTDFARAGVGRAGGHAVNGEIRGDEVLWLDHARTADADPAASVAQGRLEALRGELNAALYLGLAELECHLAVYPAGRFYKRHLDQHRGEDTRVVTIVLYLNPEWGEDDGGELRLYLDDGRHIDVPPLGGTLAVFMSDRFEHEVLPARRERWSLSGWYRRRARV; this comes from the coding sequence GTGAGTGGGTTCGATTGCGTCGCCAGCGCGCTGGTTGATACCGGCTGGTGCGTGCTGCCGGGCTTCCTCAGCCCGGCCGAGGTGAGTGCGCTGGTGGCGTCGTCGCAAGCGCGCCGCACCGACTTCGCCCGCGCCGGCGTCGGCCGTGCCGGCGGCCATGCGGTCAACGGCGAGATCCGTGGCGACGAGGTGCTGTGGCTCGACCATGCCAGGACGGCTGACGCGGACCCGGCGGCGAGCGTTGCGCAGGGCCGGCTGGAGGCGCTGCGCGGTGAACTCAACGCCGCGCTCTACCTCGGTCTGGCCGAACTCGAATGCCATCTGGCGGTCTATCCGGCAGGGCGCTTCTACAAACGCCATCTGGATCAGCATCGCGGCGAGGACACCCGCGTTGTCACCATCGTGCTCTACCTGAACCCCGAGTGGGGCGAGGATGATGGTGGTGAACTGCGGCTCTACCTCGATGACGGTCGCCACATCGACGTTCCGCCGCTGGGCGGTACGCTGGCGGTGTTCATGTCCGACCGCTTCGAGCACGAAGTGTTGCCGGCGCGGCGCGAGCGCTGGTCGCTGAGCGGCTGGTATCGGCGGCGTGCGCGGGTGTGA
- a CDS encoding site-specific recombinase, which yields MEATLRVMVSAPTERAFDLFRELVDTMRPRDHADAVAANNAVQALAYLLEQYPDYRAALRRHLLYLLSTRKQVQLYTDTGILSNETFYTALTRRIGYRVLPPVFNRYSLKDVFGALFHRKTDYIWLEAISREAWLALGRSLHFHDETDQGSINKTRVQVLEAIQVLSCRLSAIGLEPELVRNNPDIERFESPFVRQNVETLAYIEHYRRTMIDQTLPEEDVKSILVLLDQCEELIAKVRKSAAKNGISVGLTYHMVRLYQHVERMRMLLLLIDPVPNPDKAELIIDGLVALVRAENRKYRIRDVFADNTSLLALQVTEHASHTGEHYIAETRSEWMGMFKSAAGAGVIVGFMALLKLLTAKAHIPPLLEAILFGLNYAFGFMLIHMLHFTIATKQPAMTAAKIAATIHASSKRGKTQRVDLDELTGLIVKVIRTQFIAIVGNVALVMPVALLIAMSWNWYFGAPVIDTAKADHLLRDLSPVASLALFHAAIAGCCLFLAGLISGYYDNKAIYNRIPDRVAALPWLNWLVGESRAKRLAKYIENNLGALAGNFYFGMMLGMIGTVGFLLGLPIDIRHITFSSAYLSFAAVAYNFQLDWHIVAMSVLGIALIGMTNLAVSFGLALWVALRSRKLTFQATKPLLGKLARRFMRKPGEFFFPARAPRPAEPVVQQALPNHQETVREWVRLRRQRAG from the coding sequence ATGGAAGCCACCCTGCGAGTCATGGTCAGCGCGCCGACCGAGCGCGCCTTCGACCTGTTTCGCGAGCTCGTCGATACGATGCGCCCGCGTGACCACGCCGACGCCGTCGCCGCGAACAATGCGGTGCAGGCCTTGGCCTATCTGCTTGAGCAGTACCCCGATTACCGTGCCGCCTTGCGGCGCCATCTGCTGTACCTGCTGTCGACGCGCAAGCAGGTACAGCTGTATACCGACACCGGCATTCTCTCGAACGAGACCTTCTACACCGCGCTGACGCGGCGCATCGGCTACCGCGTGCTGCCGCCGGTGTTCAACCGCTACTCGCTCAAGGACGTGTTCGGCGCGCTGTTTCATCGCAAAACCGATTACATCTGGCTCGAAGCGATCAGCCGCGAGGCCTGGCTGGCGCTGGGGCGATCGCTGCACTTTCACGACGAGACCGATCAGGGCAGCATCAACAAGACCAGGGTGCAGGTGCTCGAAGCGATCCAGGTGCTGTCGTGCCGGCTCTCGGCGATCGGGCTGGAGCCCGAGCTGGTGCGCAACAACCCGGATATCGAACGCTTCGAATCGCCCTTTGTGCGCCAGAACGTTGAAACGCTCGCCTATATCGAGCATTACCGCAGGACGATGATTGACCAGACGCTGCCCGAAGAGGATGTCAAATCCATCCTGGTGCTGCTGGATCAGTGCGAGGAACTGATCGCCAAGGTCAGGAAAAGCGCAGCCAAGAACGGCATCTCGGTCGGCCTGACCTACCACATGGTGCGGCTCTACCAGCACGTCGAGCGCATGCGCATGCTGTTGCTGCTGATCGACCCGGTGCCGAATCCGGACAAGGCCGAGCTGATCATCGACGGCCTCGTGGCGCTGGTGCGCGCCGAGAACCGCAAGTACCGGATCCGCGACGTCTTTGCCGACAATACCTCGCTGCTGGCACTGCAGGTGACCGAACACGCCAGCCACACCGGCGAGCATTACATCGCCGAAACACGCAGCGAATGGATGGGCATGTTCAAATCGGCCGCCGGCGCCGGCGTGATCGTCGGCTTCATGGCGCTGCTCAAGCTGCTGACCGCCAAAGCGCACATTCCGCCGCTGCTCGAGGCGATCCTGTTCGGCCTCAACTACGCGTTCGGCTTCATGCTGATCCACATGCTGCATTTCACCATCGCCACCAAGCAGCCGGCGATGACGGCGGCGAAGATCGCCGCGACGATTCACGCCAGCAGCAAACGCGGCAAGACGCAGCGCGTCGATCTGGACGAGCTGACCGGGCTGATCGTCAAGGTGATCCGCACCCAGTTCATTGCCATCGTCGGTAACGTCGCGCTGGTGATGCCGGTGGCGCTGCTGATCGCGATGAGCTGGAACTGGTACTTCGGCGCACCGGTGATCGACACCGCCAAGGCCGACCACCTGCTGCGCGATCTATCGCCGGTCGCCAGTCTGGCGCTGTTCCACGCGGCGATCGCCGGTTGCTGCCTGTTCCTGGCCGGGCTGATTTCGGGCTACTACGACAACAAGGCGATCTACAACCGCATTCCCGACCGGGTCGCGGCGCTGCCGTGGCTGAACTGGCTGGTCGGCGAATCGCGCGCCAAACGGCTGGCCAAGTACATCGAGAACAACCTCGGCGCGCTGGCCGGTAACTTCTACTTCGGCATGATGCTCGGGATGATCGGCACCGTCGGCTTCCTCTTGGGGCTGCCGATCGACATCCGCCACATCACCTTCTCGTCGGCCTATTTGTCGTTCGCGGCGGTGGCGTACAACTTCCAGCTCGACTGGCATATCGTCGCGATGTCGGTGCTCGGCATCGCGCTGATCGGCATGACCAACCTCGCGGTCAGCTTCGGCCTGGCACTGTGGGTGGCGCTGCGTTCGCGCAAGCTGACCTTCCAGGCGACCAAGCCGCTGCTCGGCAAGCTGGCGCGCCGCTTCATGCGCAAGCCGGGCGAGTTCTTCTTCCCGGCCCGTGCGCCCAGACCGGCTGAGCCGGTCGTGCAGCAGGCGTTGCCCAACCATCAGGAGACCGTACGTGAGTGGGTTCGATTGCGTCGCCAGCGCGCTGGTTGA
- a CDS encoding fructosamine kinase family protein — translation MLGTLAEADLENAMWNEIAAAIRTAGGDGGALGAVVPVGGGDINAAFRLDIGHSRYFIKRNRRDALAMFEAEATGLTALGARVRTPQPIACGVAGDHAWLALEWLGEALAEVHRLTMPRYGWDIDNTIGSTRQVNGWLADWPGFWAQRRLAPQLELAAASGACFRDADALLDALPAFFDGYTPLASLLHGDLWSGNAGFLADGTPVLFDPAVYFGDRETDLAMTELFGGFSARFYDGYRAAWPLDAGYPARRGLYQLYHLLNHYNLFGGHYRHEAESMIGRLLARLR, via the coding sequence ATGCTGGGCACACTGGCAGAAGCCGACCTGGAGAATGCGATGTGGAATGAGATTGCCGCGGCGATTCGTACGGCCGGCGGCGATGGCGGCGCGCTCGGCGCCGTGGTGCCCGTCGGCGGTGGCGATATCAACGCCGCTTTCCGCCTCGACATCGGTCACAGCCGCTATTTCATCAAGCGCAACCGTCGGGACGCATTGGCGATGTTCGAGGCCGAGGCGACCGGCTTGACCGCGCTGGGCGCACGCGTTCGCACGCCGCAGCCGATCGCCTGTGGCGTGGCCGGCGACCATGCGTGGCTGGCGCTCGAATGGCTGGGCGAAGCGCTGGCCGAGGTGCACCGGCTGACGATGCCGCGTTACGGCTGGGACATCGACAACACCATCGGCAGCACAAGGCAGGTCAATGGCTGGCTGGCCGACTGGCCCGGGTTCTGGGCACAGCGACGGCTTGCGCCGCAGCTCGAACTGGCGGCCGCCAGCGGCGCGTGCTTTCGCGACGCCGATGCGCTGCTCGACGCCTTGCCGGCGTTCTTCGACGGCTACACGCCGCTGGCGTCGTTGCTGCACGGCGATCTGTGGTCGGGCAATGCGGGCTTCCTGGCCGACGGTACGCCGGTGCTGTTCGATCCGGCCGTGTACTTTGGCGACCGGGAAACCGATCTGGCGATGACCGAGCTGTTCGGCGGTTTCTCCGCCCGCTTTTACGATGGCTACCGCGCCGCCTGGCCGCTGGATGCGGGCTATCCCGCAAGGCGGGGGCTGTACCAGCTTTACCATCTGCTCAATCACTACAATCTGTTTGGCGGGCACTATCGTCACGAGGCCGAGTCCATGATCGGACGGCTGCTGGCCCGGCTGCGCTGA
- a CDS encoding biopolymer transporter ExbD encodes MSFGGLDDNDDVMSEINMTPLVDVMLVLLIIFIITVPVINHAVKMDLPRAANQPQQLKPENIALSIDATGQRFWQGEKIDEAALEERLKAAAEKKPQPELHLTADRNVRYEAVAQTMAAAQRSGLERIGFVTDPNAQ; translated from the coding sequence ATGTCGTTCGGCGGCCTTGACGACAACGATGACGTGATGAGCGAGATCAACATGACGCCGCTGGTCGACGTCATGCTGGTGCTGCTGATCATCTTCATCATCACCGTGCCGGTGATTAACCACGCGGTGAAGATGGATCTGCCGCGCGCGGCCAACCAGCCGCAGCAGCTCAAGCCCGAGAACATCGCGCTGTCGATCGACGCGACCGGCCAGCGCTTCTGGCAGGGCGAGAAGATCGACGAAGCGGCGCTGGAAGAGCGGCTCAAGGCCGCGGCCGAGAAAAAGCCGCAGCCCGAGCTGCACCTGACCGCCGACCGCAACGTGCGCTACGAAGCGGTCGCGCAAACCATGGCCGCGGCGCAGCGCAGCGGGCTGGAACGCATCGGTTTCGTCACCGATCCGAACGCGCAGTAA
- a CDS encoding MotA/TolQ/ExbB proton channel family protein, which yields METNPYGIAALWAQGDFVTRGVAVLLLLMSIASWCVIVLKAWRLVRLKRQASAASNDFWHQRDFAAGLTVLGETRQDNPFRHIAEEGADAVAHHAHNKNDLHGALNVSDWVTSNLRRAIDDAQQSMQSGLSILASVGSTAPFVGLFGTVWGIYHALVSIGVSGQASIDKVAGPVGEALIMTAFGLAVAIPAVLGYNALVRGNKAVLMQLSRFAHDLHAYFVTGSRVGSSAAASPAPSLNVVNGSK from the coding sequence ATGGAAACCAATCCCTACGGCATCGCCGCGCTTTGGGCGCAGGGCGATTTCGTTACCCGCGGTGTCGCCGTGCTGCTGCTGTTGATGTCGATCGCGTCGTGGTGCGTGATCGTGCTCAAGGCATGGCGGCTGGTGCGCCTGAAGCGTCAGGCCAGCGCGGCCAGCAACGATTTCTGGCACCAGCGCGATTTCGCCGCCGGCCTGACCGTGCTCGGTGAAACCCGTCAGGACAATCCGTTCCGGCATATCGCCGAAGAGGGCGCCGATGCGGTGGCTCACCATGCGCACAACAAGAACGACCTGCACGGCGCGCTCAATGTCAGCGACTGGGTCACCAGCAACCTGCGCCGCGCGATCGACGATGCACAGCAGTCGATGCAGTCGGGGCTGTCGATTCTGGCCTCGGTCGGTTCGACCGCGCCGTTCGTGGGGTTGTTCGGCACCGTCTGGGGGATCTATCACGCACTGGTCAGTATCGGTGTGAGCGGCCAGGCCAGCATCGACAAGGTCGCCGGCCCGGTGGGTGAAGCGCTGATCATGACCGCCTTCGGTCTGGCGGTGGCGATTCCGGCAGTACTCGGTTACAACGCGCTGGTGCGCGGCAACAAGGCGGTGCTGATGCAATTGAGCCGCTTCGCCCACGATCTGCACGCCTACTTCGTCACCGGCTCGCGCGTCGGCAGCAGCGCCGCAGCCTCGCCGGCGCCGTCGCTGAACGTCGTCAACGGGAGCAAGTGA
- a CDS encoding EAL domain-containing protein — protein MLNRMICRLQSLDTPQAIAEPLAQPRSKSRLPRIILSLLVVIALPALGLGIAVLKAHWSLQQQAREATHKAITTLDHMIANGDAASLAVENLAGQPCDYSVERALQRQVAIVPYVRSVHLLQHNRLYCSSLLGKIDEEDDTGSDGAARLQLKEGNITTPDVPILIVRRTTNEGSALAVVDGRYLHTALQLAAKNSELFIIVGNNYMDKRGHVGHGSTPPLELAQSTLASKQFPYMVIAGSPSGSVKRYLLDYDLALLSLLIGAGFVCGLACYRLLGRPSSPRAQLQRALEAGEFEPFLQPIVATEDGRWIGAEVLMRWRLPGEGLIRPDLFIPMAEQTGLILPMTRDLMRQLAKALAPHMAELPSAFHLSINISAAHCHDPQLLDDCREFLAAFQPGQIELWLELTERELIEPTEQTDALFKQLDAEGIKIAIDDFGIGHASLNYLQRFTVDALKIDQSFVARIGADTLSGHLLDTLVELAERLEIDLIAEGVETAEQRDYLQALHVRYLQGYYFGRPMPMSEFIHALRNKRPADIDVATEIQP, from the coding sequence ATGCTGAACAGAATGATCTGCCGCTTGCAATCACTCGATACGCCGCAGGCCATCGCCGAGCCTTTGGCGCAGCCACGCAGCAAGAGCCGCTTGCCGCGCATCATCTTGTCGTTGCTGGTTGTGATCGCACTACCCGCGCTCGGGCTCGGTATTGCCGTATTGAAGGCGCACTGGTCGCTGCAGCAGCAAGCCAGGGAGGCCACGCACAAGGCCATCACGACGCTCGATCATATGATTGCCAACGGCGATGCCGCCAGCCTGGCGGTAGAGAATCTTGCCGGCCAGCCCTGCGATTACAGCGTCGAGCGCGCACTGCAACGACAGGTTGCCATCGTCCCCTACGTTCGCTCGGTTCATCTGCTGCAGCACAACCGGCTGTACTGCAGCTCGCTGCTTGGAAAAATCGATGAAGAAGACGACACCGGCAGCGACGGGGCTGCGCGGCTGCAGCTCAAAGAGGGGAATATCACGACGCCGGACGTGCCTATCCTGATCGTTCGGCGAACCACGAACGAGGGTTCGGCACTCGCCGTGGTCGACGGACGCTATCTGCACACCGCACTGCAACTGGCAGCCAAAAACAGCGAGCTGTTCATCATCGTCGGCAACAACTACATGGACAAGCGCGGCCACGTCGGCCACGGATCAACGCCGCCGCTGGAGCTGGCGCAATCGACACTCGCATCGAAACAGTTTCCGTACATGGTCATTGCGGGTTCGCCCTCCGGATCGGTGAAACGCTATCTGCTCGATTACGATCTGGCACTGCTGAGCTTGCTCATTGGCGCAGGCTTCGTTTGTGGCCTGGCCTGCTACCGCCTGCTCGGGCGTCCAAGCTCGCCGCGGGCTCAGCTGCAACGCGCACTCGAGGCCGGCGAGTTCGAACCCTTTCTGCAGCCCATCGTCGCGACCGAAGACGGCCGGTGGATCGGTGCCGAAGTGCTGATGCGCTGGCGGCTACCGGGCGAAGGGCTGATCCGCCCCGATCTGTTCATCCCGATGGCCGAGCAAACCGGGCTGATCCTGCCAATGACGCGCGATCTGATGCGCCAGCTCGCCAAGGCGCTGGCACCGCACATGGCCGAGCTGCCGTCGGCGTTTCATCTCAGTATCAATATCAGTGCGGCCCACTGCCACGATCCGCAACTGCTTGATGACTGCCGCGAATTTCTCGCGGCCTTCCAACCGGGGCAGATCGAACTGTGGCTGGAGCTGACCGAACGCGAGCTGATCGAGCCGACCGAGCAAACCGATGCGCTGTTCAAGCAGCTCGACGCCGAGGGCATCAAGATCGCCATCGACGATTTCGGCATCGGTCACGCCAGCCTCAATTACCTGCAACGCTTCACCGTCGATGCGCTCAAGATCGACCAGAGCTTTGTCGCGCGTATCGGCGCCGACACCCTGTCCGGGCATCTGCTCGACACGCTGGTCGAATTGGCCGAGCGGCTGGAAATCGACCTCATCGCCGAAGGCGTAGAGACGGCGGAACAGCGCGATTACCTGCAGGCACTGCACGTGCGCTATCTGCAGGGCTATTATTTTGGCCGGCCGATGCCGATGAGCGAGTTCATCCACGCACTGCGCAACAAACGCCCCGCGGACATCGACGTTGCAACCGAAATCCAGCCCTGA
- a CDS encoding glutathione S-transferase, giving the protein MKPLLYTFRRCPYAMRARLAIAASGVDVEQHEVVLRDKPAALLAASPKGTVPVLCLPDGRVIEQSLDIMLWALAINDPLCWLADRDNALALIVDNDGGFKQDLDRYKYAERFPEHPASHYRQRGERFLARLEAMLAQQPYLGGAHAGLADAALFPFVRQFAHVDHAWFYASPYPRLIAWLDDWLASSLFATVMHKAQA; this is encoded by the coding sequence ATGAAACCGCTGCTCTACACCTTCCGCCGCTGCCCGTACGCGATGCGCGCGCGCCTCGCCATCGCCGCCAGCGGCGTCGACGTCGAACAGCACGAGGTTGTCTTGCGCGACAAGCCGGCCGCGCTGCTCGCCGCCTCGCCCAAGGGCACCGTGCCGGTGCTGTGCCTGCCCGATGGCCGGGTGATCGAGCAGAGCCTGGACATCATGCTGTGGGCGCTGGCGATCAACGATCCGCTGTGCTGGCTCGCCGATCGGGATAACGCGCTGGCGCTGATCGTTGATAACGACGGCGGCTTCAAACAGGACCTTGATCGCTACAAGTACGCCGAGCGCTTTCCCGAGCATCCGGCCAGCCACTACCGGCAGCGCGGCGAGCGCTTTCTCGCCCGGCTCGAAGCGATGCTCGCGCAGCAGCCATATCTGGGCGGCGCGCACGCCGGGCTGGCCGATGCGGCGCTGTTTCCCTTCGTGCGCCAGTTCGCCCATGTCGACCACGCGTGGTTCTACGCTTCACCGTATCCACGACTGATCGCCTGGCTCGACGACTGGCTGGCCTCCAGCCTGTTCGCCACGGTGATGCACAAGGCGCAGGCGTAA
- a CDS encoding Rid family detoxifying hydrolase encodes MNTLNSPQAPAAIGPYVQAKQFGDLVFLSGQLPIDAATGEMPASAGAQATQSLANVAHILATVGLTAADVIKTTVFVKDLNHFAEINEAYSAFFAETGTFPARSCIEVARIPKDALVEIEVIACVRRD; translated from the coding sequence ATGAATACCTTGAATTCCCCCCAAGCCCCGGCCGCGATTGGCCCTTATGTACAAGCCAAGCAATTCGGCGATCTGGTGTTCTTGTCCGGCCAGTTGCCGATCGATGCCGCCACCGGCGAAATGCCGGCCAGCGCCGGCGCGCAGGCGACACAGTCGCTGGCCAATGTGGCGCACATTCTTGCCACCGTCGGCCTGACCGCCGCCGACGTGATCAAGACCACGGTGTTCGTCAAAGACTTGAACCACTTTGCCGAGATCAACGAAGCCTATTCGGCCTTCTTCGCCGAGACCGGCACTTTCCCGGCGCGCAGCTGCATCGAAGTGGCGCGGATTCCGAAGGATGCGCTGGTTGAAATCGAAGTCATCGCGTGTGTCCGCCGTGATTGA